The following coding sequences are from one Ramlibacter henchirensis window:
- a CDS encoding response regulator: MHILIVDDHPLFREGLKTLLTALEPGVRISDAGSVAEAVAVPPEDSPELILLDMNLPGTSRLEALRQVKAAHEGASVVVVSGDEDPLLIRSAVDAGAAGYIPKTTDASLTIQALRLVLANGIYLPRAALTAAGPAAAPAQPSKTGGAPEFSGRQLAVLKCLLQGKANKVIARELSIAEGTVKAHLWSIYQALGVNSRAQAMYRVHELHIFDGVPA, encoded by the coding sequence ATGCACATCCTGATCGTCGACGACCATCCGCTCTTTCGTGAAGGGCTGAAGACGCTCCTCACGGCACTGGAGCCGGGTGTCCGCATCTCGGACGCGGGCAGCGTGGCCGAAGCGGTCGCGGTGCCGCCCGAGGATTCGCCCGAGCTGATCCTGCTCGACATGAACCTCCCGGGGACGAGCCGGCTGGAAGCATTGCGGCAGGTCAAGGCCGCGCACGAGGGCGCATCGGTGGTGGTGGTCTCCGGCGACGAGGATCCGCTGCTGATTCGCAGCGCCGTCGATGCGGGTGCGGCCGGCTACATCCCGAAGACCACCGATGCTTCGCTGACCATCCAGGCGCTGCGACTGGTGCTCGCGAACGGCATCTATCTCCCGCGTGCCGCATTGACGGCGGCAGGTCCCGCCGCTGCTCCCGCGCAGCCGTCGAAGACTGGAGGCGCCCCCGAGTTCAGCGGCCGCCAGCTCGCCGTGCTGAAGTGCCTCTTGCAGGGCAAGGCGAACAAGGTGATCGCGCGCGAGCTCAGCATCGCGGAGGGCACGGTGAAGGCCCACCTGTGGTCGATCTACCAGGCGCTGGGCGTCAACTCGCGGGCACAGGCCATGTACCGCGTGCATGAGCTGCACATCTTCGACGGCGTGCCGGCCTGA
- a CDS encoding pseudouridine-5'-phosphate glycosidase, giving the protein MTSPLAESWLVRSAPVAAAQAEGRPLVALESTIIAHGMPYPENVRTAREVEALIRGMGAEPATIAVIGGRIRIGLSDEELELLGRSGRAAKVSRRDLPAVLASGALGATTVAGTMICAALAGIEVFVTGGIGGVHRGAQQTFDISADLQELARTSVAVVCAGAKSILDIGLTLEYLETHGVPVLGCGQDNFAAFYTRDSGHPADYRIDDAAEQARFIRSKWDLGLAGGVVISVPVPEEAAMPAQEIDALTQQALDEASAQGITGKAVTPFVLSRIKSLTGGRSLATNIALVKHNAEVGARLAFALSALSVPRVPRPRP; this is encoded by the coding sequence ATGACCTCTCCCCTCGCCGAATCCTGGTTGGTCCGCAGCGCGCCTGTCGCTGCCGCACAGGCCGAGGGCCGGCCGCTCGTGGCGCTGGAATCGACCATCATCGCGCACGGCATGCCGTACCCGGAGAACGTACGCACCGCGCGCGAGGTGGAGGCGCTGATCCGCGGGATGGGCGCGGAGCCGGCCACCATCGCCGTCATCGGCGGGCGCATCCGCATCGGCCTGTCCGACGAGGAGCTGGAGCTGCTGGGCCGCTCGGGCCGGGCAGCGAAGGTCAGCCGGCGCGACCTGCCGGCCGTGCTCGCCAGCGGCGCACTTGGCGCCACCACAGTCGCCGGCACGATGATCTGCGCAGCGCTTGCCGGCATCGAGGTCTTCGTCACCGGCGGGATCGGCGGAGTGCACCGCGGCGCGCAGCAGACCTTCGACATCTCGGCGGACCTGCAGGAGCTGGCCAGGACGTCGGTGGCGGTCGTCTGCGCGGGCGCCAAGTCGATCCTGGACATCGGCCTGACGCTCGAATATCTCGAAACGCACGGCGTGCCGGTCCTCGGTTGCGGGCAGGACAACTTCGCGGCGTTCTACACGCGCGACAGCGGCCACCCTGCGGACTACCGGATCGATGACGCAGCGGAGCAGGCGCGCTTCATCCGCAGCAAATGGGACCTGGGCCTGGCGGGCGGCGTGGTGATCAGCGTGCCGGTTCCCGAAGAAGCGGCCATGCCCGCGCAAGAGATCGATGCGTTGACGCAGCAAGCGCTGGATGAAGCCAGCGCGCAGGGCATCACGGGAAAGGCTGTGACGCCGTTCGTGCTGTCGCGCATCAAGTCGCTGACGGGAGGGCGCAGCCTCGCCACGAACATCGCGCTGGTGAAGCACAACGCCGAGGTGGGGGCGAGGCTGGCCTTCGCGTTGTCGGCCCTCAGCGTGCCGCGGGTGCCACGGCCGCGCCCGTGA
- a CDS encoding hybrid sensor histidine kinase/response regulator: protein MEPRPATERIGPELAQELIELFAREARRVPVPVFLSSLLLASIAWNQLGGSLPWVWLAAVAIVLALRWKVLGGLPSSSLGLHDKLRIAVLMSALNGVVQGTSIGFGVALDTPERAVQSILLLTLCAGSVATTGGYRPVFVAFVAPTLLLLSVMWAVGAPGASHPWVEYFIASLVLVYGMLMLQLANDTFRLLKESFHIRQEQVVLNRQLRAALDDAEAANRAKTRFLASASHDLRQPMHTLSLFGAALTMRPLDEATRQIAIHMDTALQALSAQIDALLDVSKLDAGVVPVNRTTFSLSTFLAHLHTEYVEMAGAKRLALKMHCPPDATCCTDEVLFARIVRNLVENAIKYTPAGEVGVRVSGGDAEHLVITVEDTGIGIPEAEHQRVFEEFYQLHNPERDRSRGLGLGLSIVRRLAELLDLTIDLRSSPGIGTRFDIEVPRGRPAVAVSPDPGPADASHPDSSLAGTQVLVLDDEEAVRQGMETLLQAYGCDVRLAGCIEEAVTQCRSMRPDILLVDLRLRGEESGITAIEQLRSLHPGVPAILISGDTAPDRIKDAHEEGIALLHKPVSPQALHQAITREVKPRSRPDERPIIARQEGHA, encoded by the coding sequence ATGGAACCCCGCCCCGCCACCGAACGCATCGGTCCCGAGCTCGCCCAGGAGCTGATCGAGCTGTTCGCGCGCGAGGCGCGGCGCGTTCCCGTACCGGTGTTCCTGTCCTCCCTGCTGCTCGCTTCCATCGCCTGGAACCAGCTCGGCGGCTCGCTTCCGTGGGTCTGGCTCGCGGCGGTGGCGATCGTGCTGGCCCTGCGCTGGAAGGTACTGGGCGGCCTGCCCTCGTCTTCGCTGGGACTGCACGACAAGCTGCGCATCGCGGTCCTGATGAGCGCGCTCAACGGAGTGGTGCAGGGCACATCGATCGGTTTCGGCGTGGCGCTCGACACGCCCGAGCGTGCGGTGCAGTCGATTCTCCTGCTGACCCTGTGCGCCGGTTCGGTCGCGACCACGGGCGGATACCGGCCGGTGTTCGTGGCGTTCGTCGCGCCGACCCTCCTGCTGCTGAGCGTCATGTGGGCCGTCGGCGCGCCGGGCGCCTCGCACCCGTGGGTCGAATACTTCATCGCCTCGCTGGTGCTCGTGTACGGCATGCTGATGCTCCAGCTGGCCAACGACACGTTCCGCCTGCTGAAGGAATCGTTCCACATCCGCCAGGAGCAGGTGGTGCTCAACCGCCAGCTTCGCGCGGCGCTCGACGACGCCGAAGCGGCCAATCGCGCGAAGACGCGCTTCCTCGCCTCCGCCAGCCATGACCTGCGGCAGCCGATGCATACGCTGTCGCTGTTCGGCGCGGCATTGACGATGCGGCCGCTGGACGAAGCGACGCGGCAGATCGCGATCCACATGGACACCGCGCTGCAGGCGCTCAGCGCGCAGATCGACGCGCTGCTCGACGTGTCCAAGCTGGATGCGGGCGTGGTGCCGGTCAACCGCACGACCTTCTCGCTCTCCACGTTCCTGGCGCACCTGCACACCGAATACGTGGAGATGGCCGGCGCGAAACGGCTGGCCCTCAAGATGCACTGTCCGCCCGATGCCACGTGCTGCACCGACGAAGTCCTGTTCGCCCGCATCGTGCGCAACCTCGTGGAGAACGCGATCAAGTACACGCCGGCAGGCGAAGTGGGGGTTCGCGTCTCGGGCGGGGACGCCGAGCACCTGGTGATCACCGTGGAGGACACGGGCATCGGCATCCCCGAGGCCGAGCATCAACGCGTGTTCGAGGAGTTCTACCAGCTGCACAACCCGGAGCGGGATCGCTCCCGCGGGCTCGGGCTGGGGCTTTCGATCGTCCGCCGCCTGGCGGAGCTGCTGGACCTCACCATCGACCTGCGCTCGTCTCCCGGGATCGGGACGCGGTTCGACATCGAGGTCCCCAGGGGACGGCCCGCGGTCGCAGTCTCACCGGATCCGGGCCCGGCGGACGCATCGCATCCCGACTCGTCGCTGGCCGGCACGCAGGTGCTGGTGCTGGACGACGAAGAGGCCGTGCGGCAGGGCATGGAAACCTTGCTGCAGGCCTATGGCTGCGACGTGCGGCTGGCCGGATGCATCGAGGAAGCCGTCACCCAGTGCCGGTCCATGCGGCCCGACATCCTGCTGGTCGACCTGAGGCTCAGGGGGGAGGAGAGCGGGATCACGGCCATCGAGCAGCTGCGCTCGTTGCACCCCGGGGTGCCGGCCATCCTGATCAGCGGGGATACCGCTCCCGACCGCATCAAGGATGCGCACGAGGAGGGCATCGCGCTGCTGCACAAACCCGTGTCGCCGCAGGCGCTGCACCAGGCGATCACGCGCGAAGTCAAACCAAGGAGCAGACCCGATGAGCGACCCATCATCGCCCGCCAGGAAGGGCACGCCTGA
- a CDS encoding DUF3237 domain-containing protein codes for MNIETRPLFDLRLSVPEIVDLGDTPAGRRRVSTVAGGVFEGERLKGEVLGSAGGDWILLRSDGVLALDARLQLRTDQGELVHMAYRGLRHGPAEVMARLAAGESVDPRSYYFRIVPSFETSAPRLQWLNRVIAVGTGRREAAGPIYSVHEVL; via the coding sequence TTGAACATCGAAACGCGACCCCTGTTCGACCTGCGCCTTTCGGTCCCCGAGATCGTGGACCTGGGCGACACGCCCGCCGGGCGCCGCCGGGTCTCCACGGTCGCAGGCGGCGTGTTCGAGGGCGAGCGCCTCAAGGGCGAAGTGCTCGGCTCGGCAGGGGGCGACTGGATCCTGCTGCGCTCCGACGGCGTGCTCGCGCTCGACGCGCGCCTGCAGCTGCGCACCGACCAGGGCGAACTGGTCCACATGGCCTATCGCGGCCTGCGACACGGTCCCGCGGAAGTGATGGCCCGGCTCGCCGCGGGCGAATCGGTGGATCCGCGCAGCTACTACTTCCGCATCGTGCCGAGCTTCGAGACGAGTGCGCCGCGGCTGCAGTGGCTCAATCGAGTGATCGCGGTGGGCACGGGCCGGCGCGAGGCGGCCGGCCCGATCTACTCGGTCCACGAGGTCCTCTAG
- a CDS encoding alpha/beta fold hydrolase has product MSDPSSPARKGTPEERATRWLAQGFETLVASLEGDPQRTAQGIDFDVVVVGTGYGGAVAAAELAKTRGSRRICVLERGNEHLPGSFPSRMADLPGHVRFSKKDTRHARGRRDGLFDVRIGEDLCAVVGNGLGGGSLINAGVMALPDKGVFGSAHWPAAFHREQTVEALFELAGALKDRLGATRTVQSVDFPEPRKFQALGSFHGGVKVEPLPITVALTGANEKDFKTRAGVRVDACVRCGNCATGCNYNAKVSLDVTLLAEARQHGAELFTGATVLKIEKALDAGGKTVWHLHVVHTDEPLRRRHGTPTVIRARRVVLAAGTFGSTEILLRSQGAGLRLSHKLGHQVSANGDLIAAAYAGKEEANCAADEDVDPRGVADAKRVGPTITGMLDLRATDGMLIQDLAVPGPLRSLLEQSVTTASAIHMLGEADERPHGAETQDVCAVDDAAIRNTLMVAIIGHDSADGVMKLNASGAWDDGDGAATIQWPTLRDYPPLQARHRRFEELLRASGARALPNPMWQLMPEKLTELLGGETGPLLTVHPLGGCPMGDDAASGVVDEWGRVFDAAPRKDLKEQKEQMEEAALHEGLVVLDGSIIPASLGINPALTIAGVALRAVGQLRTQWGYTEGAPRLEIGSRPWFKTPGMVEPSKDTLIEVLERLSGPVPIRGIDGPGSAAAHVELTMRFDPIATRDLASGTAAATLRLQPAHGRLRIFAEPPPEDTEPADEAALLVATVKGSLRAFSHKQTSPAARRWQGLWAWFRNRGLRDSVLWVIDRWKGKAPENDKGFLQEAMERGRSLWALSSRAGGTRLLEYDLVVESVLASKLPAYIQRSIEGAAIQGRKELTYSRRANPWRQLSQVSLTAFPRARKAGAVLELDTGYLARQKTPLFRIVQQQDHVKALVDVAALGLYLTRMLIQIHAWSFRLPDEPQPRDIQRLPGYVPGLPPPQVHEFPVSRPRNGKPVMVRLTHYPYSQSRRARAMRANPAAQEAILTPILLIHGYSASGTTFAHHSVRPNVASSLWDRGRDVWIADLRTSAGMPHAREPWAFEQVGYADIPVAVHKVCAMTGVPKIDVFAHCMGSAMLGMALLGTESDRERFLPLRRDLPNRIRRLVMSQVAPAVVFTPANTFRAYAMQYLRHFLPLHDYEFRPAGRHSHKDRLIDRFLATLPYPEEEFDRENPFWPPWRRTPWVGTRHRMDALYGRDFNVNNLSSRMLEYIDDHFGPLSIETVSQAVHFARLRAITTRKGFNDFVRPDRLREKLRFPIMHVHGRQNGLASNRTPAHFRKVLTDSDARFESDRAFLPKLYDAGHQDLLIGAPAEAMFRDMNAYLEAPFAPVVPEQTGIRITFSACIPAFGVRAPQPLAGSDRCSLGDEGASGAPVAALLIPVAQHEGGYLPLDDNGRPVKAAEDELVRLVAWRALKPVSPEELATRYTFELDGYALPQGACGVLVLVLYNMSAALQPGVDRFNSDLAGRVAEKAKGKGGHGLASLAAMAADPKGVTLPGIEASADLAGRIAREMAKSVRRTLEGAASVELGLGILNLQRREALQAPSSTRCFALASCQYPGDILDRTPPRTPEDAPAGPSDASYLRLLALLEGRRAGKAPLPIPEFLVLTGDQIYADATAGLFDARRLDDRYRISYEAFFGARGPRAVLSRLPAVMQPDDHEIGDNWEPDPDGAFERQETERLRQKGIREFLRNQWDEDCDGGATVKLWRQAPAGGFEFFWSDARTARTPRTAATVGSASMLGEEQTAALDKWLADRSVEGPRFFVSAPMVLPRHLQTRGAATASAIRSDAWDGFPASLHRLLARVYERGTGDVVFLSGDAHVSNVARIEISKVGAPGVVVAHSIHSSALYAPYPFANGIEEHFAGNEVFEFSHEGAAYRCSVETSFPSVGDGFAVLTVATEGAGWAVNVRFDRAEGTPFDAVNSFDFRIGGAAVPAPAPSEVREGVVPA; this is encoded by the coding sequence ATGAGCGACCCATCATCGCCCGCCAGGAAGGGCACGCCTGAAGAGCGGGCGACGCGCTGGCTGGCGCAAGGTTTCGAGACGCTGGTCGCTTCGCTGGAGGGCGATCCGCAGCGCACGGCGCAGGGCATCGACTTCGATGTCGTGGTCGTGGGCACCGGTTATGGCGGCGCGGTGGCCGCCGCGGAGCTTGCGAAGACGCGCGGGAGCAGGCGCATCTGCGTGCTGGAGCGCGGCAACGAGCACCTGCCCGGCTCGTTCCCTTCCCGCATGGCCGATCTGCCGGGACACGTGCGCTTCTCGAAGAAGGACACGCGGCACGCGCGCGGCCGGCGCGACGGCCTCTTCGACGTGCGCATCGGCGAGGACCTCTGCGCCGTGGTCGGCAACGGCCTGGGCGGCGGTTCCTTGATCAATGCCGGTGTGATGGCGCTGCCGGACAAGGGTGTCTTCGGCTCCGCGCACTGGCCCGCGGCGTTCCACCGGGAGCAGACCGTCGAGGCGCTGTTCGAGCTCGCAGGCGCACTCAAGGATCGCCTCGGCGCGACGCGCACGGTGCAGTCGGTCGACTTCCCCGAGCCGCGCAAGTTCCAGGCGCTGGGCAGCTTCCACGGCGGCGTGAAGGTGGAGCCGCTGCCGATCACGGTGGCGCTGACCGGGGCGAACGAAAAGGATTTCAAGACCCGCGCGGGGGTGCGGGTCGATGCGTGCGTGCGCTGCGGCAACTGTGCGACCGGCTGCAACTACAACGCCAAGGTCTCGCTGGACGTGACGCTGCTGGCGGAAGCCAGGCAGCACGGCGCCGAGCTGTTCACCGGCGCGACGGTCCTCAAGATCGAGAAGGCCCTCGACGCGGGAGGCAAAACCGTGTGGCACCTGCATGTGGTCCACACCGACGAGCCGCTGCGGCGCAGGCATGGCACACCGACGGTCATTCGGGCGCGCCGCGTCGTGCTCGCGGCCGGCACCTTCGGCTCGACCGAGATCCTGCTTCGCTCGCAAGGCGCGGGGCTGCGGCTCTCGCACAAGCTCGGGCACCAGGTGTCGGCCAACGGCGACCTGATCGCGGCCGCCTACGCCGGCAAAGAGGAAGCCAACTGCGCCGCCGACGAAGACGTGGACCCGAGGGGGGTCGCGGACGCGAAGCGCGTCGGCCCGACCATCACCGGCATGCTCGACCTGCGCGCCACCGACGGCATGCTGATCCAGGACCTCGCGGTGCCCGGCCCGCTGCGCTCCTTGCTCGAGCAGAGCGTGACCACGGCTTCCGCGATCCACATGCTGGGCGAAGCGGACGAGCGGCCGCACGGTGCCGAAACGCAGGATGTCTGCGCGGTCGACGATGCGGCGATCCGCAACACGCTGATGGTGGCCATCATCGGCCACGACAGCGCGGACGGCGTGATGAAGCTCAATGCCAGCGGTGCGTGGGACGACGGCGACGGCGCCGCGACGATCCAGTGGCCGACGCTCAGGGACTACCCGCCGCTGCAGGCGCGGCATCGCCGTTTCGAAGAGCTGTTGCGCGCATCCGGCGCCCGCGCGCTGCCCAACCCGATGTGGCAGCTGATGCCCGAGAAGCTGACCGAACTGCTGGGCGGCGAGACCGGCCCGCTGCTGACGGTGCATCCGCTCGGTGGTTGTCCGATGGGGGACGACGCTGCTTCCGGCGTCGTCGACGAATGGGGCCGCGTCTTCGACGCGGCGCCGCGGAAGGATCTGAAGGAGCAGAAGGAGCAAATGGAGGAGGCCGCCCTGCACGAGGGGCTGGTGGTCCTCGACGGCTCCATCATTCCCGCGTCGCTGGGCATCAACCCGGCATTGACCATCGCCGGCGTGGCGCTGCGAGCGGTCGGGCAACTGCGAACGCAGTGGGGTTACACGGAGGGCGCCCCCCGACTCGAGATCGGCAGCCGGCCGTGGTTCAAGACGCCTGGAATGGTGGAGCCGTCGAAGGACACCCTGATCGAAGTGCTCGAACGCCTGTCGGGCCCCGTGCCGATCCGGGGGATCGATGGCCCCGGCAGCGCGGCCGCGCACGTCGAACTGACAATGCGCTTCGACCCGATCGCCACCCGGGACCTGGCGTCAGGAACTGCGGCCGCCACGCTGCGACTGCAGCCGGCCCACGGCCGCCTGCGCATCTTCGCGGAGCCGCCGCCGGAGGACACGGAGCCGGCGGACGAGGCCGCGCTCCTGGTCGCGACGGTGAAGGGCTCCCTGCGGGCGTTCAGCCACAAGCAGACCTCGCCCGCGGCGAGGCGCTGGCAAGGGCTGTGGGCCTGGTTCCGCAACCGCGGTCTTCGCGACTCCGTGCTGTGGGTCATCGATCGATGGAAGGGCAAGGCCCCGGAGAACGACAAGGGGTTCCTGCAGGAGGCGATGGAGCGCGGCAGGAGCCTGTGGGCGCTGAGCTCGCGCGCCGGTGGCACCCGCCTGCTCGAATACGACCTCGTGGTCGAGAGCGTCCTGGCTTCGAAGCTGCCGGCCTATATCCAGCGATCGATCGAGGGCGCGGCCATCCAGGGACGCAAGGAACTGACCTACTCGCGGCGCGCGAATCCCTGGCGGCAGTTGTCGCAGGTGTCGCTGACGGCGTTCCCGCGTGCTCGCAAGGCGGGCGCCGTCCTCGAGCTGGACACCGGCTACCTGGCGCGCCAGAAAACCCCTCTGTTCAGGATCGTGCAGCAGCAGGACCACGTGAAGGCGCTGGTCGATGTCGCGGCGCTCGGCCTTTATCTCACCCGGATGCTGATCCAGATCCACGCGTGGAGCTTCAGGTTGCCGGACGAACCGCAGCCGCGCGACATCCAGCGGCTCCCGGGCTACGTGCCGGGTCTTCCGCCGCCGCAGGTCCACGAGTTCCCGGTCAGCCGACCGCGCAACGGCAAGCCCGTGATGGTGCGGCTGACGCACTACCCGTACTCGCAATCGAGGCGGGCACGCGCGATGCGGGCCAACCCCGCCGCGCAGGAGGCGATCCTGACGCCGATCCTGCTCATCCACGGCTACAGCGCGAGCGGCACGACATTCGCGCACCACTCGGTGCGGCCCAACGTGGCCTCGTCGCTCTGGGACCGCGGCCGCGACGTCTGGATCGCCGACCTGCGCACCAGCGCGGGCATGCCGCATGCGAGGGAGCCGTGGGCTTTCGAGCAGGTCGGGTACGCGGACATTCCGGTCGCGGTGCACAAGGTCTGCGCGATGACCGGCGTCCCGAAGATCGACGTGTTCGCGCACTGCATGGGCTCGGCGATGCTGGGCATGGCGCTCCTGGGGACCGAGTCCGATCGAGAGCGCTTCCTGCCGCTGCGGCGCGACCTGCCGAACCGGATCCGGCGCCTGGTGATGTCGCAGGTGGCGCCCGCGGTGGTGTTCACGCCGGCCAATACGTTCCGGGCGTATGCCATGCAGTACCTGCGGCATTTCCTGCCGCTGCACGACTACGAGTTCCGGCCCGCCGGCAGGCATTCGCACAAGGACCGGCTGATCGATCGCTTCCTGGCCACCTTGCCCTACCCGGAAGAGGAGTTCGACCGCGAGAACCCGTTCTGGCCGCCCTGGCGCCGCACGCCGTGGGTCGGCACGCGACACCGCATGGACGCGCTCTACGGCCGCGATTTCAACGTCAACAACCTGTCGTCGCGGATGCTGGAGTACATCGACGATCACTTCGGCCCGCTGAGCATCGAAACCGTGTCGCAGGCGGTGCACTTCGCGCGCCTGCGTGCGATCACCACGAGGAAGGGCTTCAACGACTTCGTCCGGCCGGACCGCCTGCGCGAGAAGCTGCGCTTCCCCATCATGCATGTGCACGGCCGCCAGAACGGCCTGGCGTCGAACCGCACGCCGGCGCATTTCCGCAAGGTGCTGACGGACAGCGACGCGCGTTTCGAGAGCGACCGCGCCTTCCTGCCGAAGCTCTACGACGCAGGGCACCAGGACCTGCTGATCGGCGCGCCCGCCGAGGCGATGTTCAGGGACATGAACGCGTACCTCGAGGCGCCCTTCGCTCCCGTCGTCCCGGAGCAGACGGGCATCAGGATCACCTTTTCGGCCTGCATCCCGGCCTTCGGGGTGCGTGCGCCGCAACCGCTTGCAGGCAGCGATCGTTGCTCGCTCGGTGACGAGGGGGCGAGTGGCGCTCCGGTGGCCGCTCTGCTGATCCCCGTCGCGCAGCATGAGGGCGGCTATCTGCCGCTCGACGACAACGGGCGGCCGGTGAAGGCGGCGGAAGATGAACTGGTCCGGCTCGTGGCTTGGAGGGCGCTCAAGCCGGTGTCGCCGGAGGAACTGGCGACGCGCTACACCTTCGAGCTCGATGGCTACGCGCTGCCGCAGGGCGCATGCGGGGTCCTCGTGCTCGTGCTCTACAACATGTCGGCGGCGCTGCAGCCCGGCGTCGATCGCTTCAACTCCGACCTGGCCGGCCGGGTCGCCGAGAAGGCGAAGGGCAAGGGCGGCCACGGACTCGCGAGCCTCGCGGCGATGGCCGCCGATCCCAAGGGCGTGACCCTGCCCGGCATCGAGGCCTCGGCGGACCTGGCCGGCAGGATCGCGCGGGAGATGGCGAAGTCCGTGCGGCGCACGCTCGAGGGCGCCGCGAGCGTCGAGCTCGGGCTGGGCATCCTGAACCTGCAACGGCGCGAAGCGCTGCAGGCGCCGTCCTCCACGAGATGCTTCGCGCTGGCCAGCTGCCAGTATCCCGGCGACATCCTGGATCGAACACCTCCCCGTACGCCGGAGGATGCACCGGCAGGCCCCAGCGACGCTTCGTATCTGCGGCTGCTGGCCTTGCTCGAAGGCAGGCGGGCAGGAAAGGCGCCGCTGCCGATCCCCGAATTCCTCGTGCTGACCGGTGACCAGATCTACGCCGATGCGACGGCGGGTCTCTTCGACGCACGGCGCCTCGACGATCGCTACCGCATCTCCTACGAGGCGTTCTTCGGGGCGCGCGGTCCGAGGGCGGTGCTGTCGCGCCTTCCGGCGGTGATGCAGCCCGATGACCACGAGATCGGCGACAACTGGGAGCCCGACCCGGACGGCGCGTTCGAACGGCAGGAAACGGAGCGCCTGAGACAGAAGGGCATCCGCGAGTTCCTTCGCAACCAGTGGGACGAGGATTGCGACGGCGGTGCGACCGTCAAGCTGTGGCGCCAGGCGCCCGCCGGCGGATTCGAATTCTTCTGGTCGGATGCGAGGACGGCGCGCACTCCGCGCACCGCGGCGACGGTGGGCAGCGCGAGCATGCTGGGCGAGGAGCAGACCGCCGCGCTCGACAAGTGGCTGGCCGACAGGAGCGTCGAGGGCCCGCGCTTCTTCGTCTCCGCGCCGATGGTGCTTCCGCGCCATCTGCAGACCCGCGGGGCCGCCACTGCGTCGGCCATCCGTTCGGACGCGTGGGATGGTTTCCCGGCCTCGCTGCACCGGCTGCTGGCCAGGGTGTACGAGCGCGGCACCGGCGACGTCGTGTTCCTGTCGGGGGATGCGCATGTCTCGAACGTCGCCCGCATCGAGATCAGCAAGGTGGGCGCGCCGGGCGTGGTGGTCGCGCATTCGATCCACAGCTCGGCGCTGTATGCGCCGTATCCGTTCGCGAACGGGATCGAAGAGCACTTCGCCGGCAACGAGGTGTTCGAGTTCTCGCACGAGGGAGCGGCCTACCGCTGCAGTGTCGAGACCTCGTTCCCGTCCGTCGGGGACGGGTTCGCGGTGCTGACCGTGGCGACCGAGGGGGCCGGGTGGGCGGTGAACGTGCGCTTCGACCGCGCGGAGGGCACGCCCTTCGATGCGGTGAACAGCTTCGATTTCCGCATCGGCGGTGCGGCGGTGCCCGCGCCGGCGCCGAGCGAAGTTCGCGAGGGCGTGGTCCCGGCCTAG